A stretch of DNA from Staphylococcus equorum:
TGTTCGTCTTATTCTTATTTGGTGGCGTAGTTATACTTCCAGGCGTAGTAGCTCACTTCTTCTTAGGGGCAACTGCTGGCGTTTTTGGTAACGCACGTGGAGGTATTAGAGGTGCAATAGCAGGTTCAGCATTAAATGGCTTGTTAATTACATTCTTACCACTACTGTTCTTGCCATTCTTAGGAGAACTTGGTGGCGCAGCAACGACATTCTCAGATACAGATTTCTTAGTCGTAGGTATTGTCTTTGGTAATATTGCTAAATACCTTGGACTTATCGGTATCGCCGTCTTAGTCTTAATCCTAGCAGCGGTAGCAATATTATTACAAAAACGTACGAATCAAAAAGAAGCAGAAGAACAGTAAAATTAAATAATTAAAATAAAACAGGTGAGCATCTTATAACTAAAGGATGCTCACCTGTTTTTAATATCAATTTAGTGTGAAGTTTTGCTGAAAATGAACAGAGTTAATGTGTTAACTCAAAACTTTCTGCTATTAAATCTTTAATATGATTTATAGAGTTAATTTCATTTAAATTGATGCTTATCCAATTGGATTTATCCATGTGATAGGCTTTGTAAAACCCTTCTTTTTTTCTTAAAGGACCAATAAATTCTTGTCTGACTTTCAAATTCAATACATCTATTTCATCAGTGCCATTTAATCCTATTTTGTCTTGAGAAATATTCATCACTAAAGCAAACCATTTTTTGCTATCTTTATGTCTTAAAGCTGCAAAGTTCGAATAAGTTTGCCAAGGATAATCTGGTTTTACATCATACTTACGATTCACATAATTAAAAACTTCTTCTCTATCTAACATTATTTCACCTTCTTATTAATTATCTTCCCGTATTATTTTAATTTAATCTCTAGCGATATGTTAATGAATAAGCTACATAATTGTACGGAATTTTGCTTTTTTAAATAAATATTTTCTTTCATATAAAAAACTTCATTTTATATGGTACACTATTGTTATTAAAACTTATTATGTCAGGGGAGAGTCATAAGTGCTTTATACAATTACATCAACATTACCACCAGTTCATGGCGGAAGAACGAAAGCGTTGTTAAATAGAATTCAATTAATGCATAACGATTTAAATGAAACAAACACAATATTAACAACAAATTATAATCCTAACTATTATGAAGTTATTAAATCATTTGTGGAAAATAATAAATTAAATGCTCAAATCAGAGTAGAAAATATTTATGATTGGCTATCTGATTTTAAGTTATTATATAATCCACACTCTAATAGTGACACAATAGAATATCAGGAAGTTGAACGAGATATTGAAGGATTAAGAAGTGAAATAAGAAAAAACAATAGGGATATTGTCCGTTATTATGACGGTGATACATATTTTTTATATAGAAAGTTTAGACCAGGAA
This window harbors:
- a CDS encoding MmcQ/YjbR family DNA-binding protein, coding for MLDREEVFNYVNRKYDVKPDYPWQTYSNFAALRHKDSKKWFALVMNISQDKIGLNGTDEIDVLNLKVRQEFIGPLRKKEGFYKAYHMDKSNWISINLNEINSINHIKDLIAESFELTH